caggagcacttttgccctccagcggagcaattccgccgggggaacttctctcccggagggggaagtcatcatcatcaccaacaactctttcatcttggggagggcaatctccatcaacatcttcaacagcaccatttcatttcaaaccctagttcatctcttgtgttcaatcttgttaccggaactatagattggtgcttgtaggtgactagtagtgttgattacatcttgtagttgattactgtatagtttatttgatggaagattatatgttcagatccattatgctatttaatactcctctgatcatgagcattattattatttgtgagtagttacttttgttcttgaggtcacgggagaaatcttgcaagtaatcatgtgaatttgatatgtgttcaatattttgataatatgtatgttgtgattcccttagtggtgtcatgtgaacgtcgactacatgacacttcaccatatttgggcctaaggtaatgcattgtggagtagcaattagatgatgggttgcgagagtgacagaaacttaaaccccagtttatgcgctatttcgtaagagaccgattggatccaaaagtttaatgttatggttagaatttattcttaatacttttctcgtagttgcggatgattgcgggagggttaatcataagtaggaggtttgttcaagtaagaacaacacgtaagcaccggtccacccacatatcaaattatcaaagtagcgaacatgaattaaaccaacatgatgaaagtgactagatgaaatttccGTGTACCTTCAAGAACGccttgcttatcataagagaccgttttggtctgtcctttgcctcaaaaggattgggctaccttgctacaCTTTTGTCACTACTATCGTtagttgctcgttacaaattatcttgctatcaaactactccactacttacaatttcagcacttgcagacattaccttactgaaaactacttgtcatttccttctgctcctcgttgggttcgacactcttacttatcgaaaagagttacaattgatcccctatacttgtgggtcatcagcttGTTGCAAAGACTCGTCGGCTCACGTGGAAGGATCAGATGGTTGTCTGTGGCTCCATCATATGGTATCTCGAGCAGTCGATATTCTGGTATTATCATCCGGCCCACACGTGGCATGTCCCCTATTGTATCGAGAGGTGTAGATTGTGGAGTCTAGTGTAGTTTTCCATCAGCAAACACTCCTCCATTGTCTCGGAAACCCAATAGGCAtatcaactctctctctctctctgtgcgCGCGCGCGTAGAAACAATTCTCTCCCTTCTTAGGGCTGGCAAACAACTGGACTTGTGTTTTTTAAATGAACAACAATTGGACTTGTTTGGTTACCAAGGAATGGGATTACTCTTTGTGTACCTAGGGCACGGGACCTCGAATTCCCCGACCTATGTCGCGCCTGGCCCCAAATCATGCTCCCCCTCACCCCAGTGCAGGCATAGCGGGCTGGCCTAGTATAAAAGGTTGTTCTGCTCATACCGCAAAAAACACAAATAATTCTTGTAGAAACAGGATTCGTTCCCTATCGGCTTACTTGAAATCTTAGGCAATAAATACTAGGTCGAAGCCTCTTTTTTGTCAACTATGAGGAAAATACTCTATTTGACAGTTCTTTTGGTACATCATTAGCATTTTCTTGGATCACAACAATAACATGTAGGAGTAATATATACCCTGTTTGTTATGTGTATTTTTTTATGTTataaataaaaaatgaaaaaagaatTCACAACAAAAAACCGTGAACTTGAAGAAAGTTTATAAATTTGAAAAGGTTCTTAcaaattgaaaaaaaatcatgaatttgagaaatgttcactaatttggaaaatgttcatcaattttgaaaaaaaatcatcgaatttggtaaagttcatgaatttgaaaaaagttcattgatttttaAAAAAGGTTCATCAAATCTGAAAATTTTATTGAACTCAAacaagttcatcaattttgaaaaaaaatcatcaattttaaaaatagttcatcgatatttgaaaaaacttatcaattttaaaaaatagttcatcgatatttggaaaaaaatcatcaaatttggaaaaagttcatcaatttcgaaaaaagttcatcgactttgaaaaaaagttcatccattTTGAGAATGAGtttattgattttgaaaaaaagttcatcattttgTAAGAAAAGAGTTCGTGAACATGAAAAATGTTCATCGATTTTGAAGAAAACGTTagcgaatttgaaaaaagttcattgattttgagaAAAAAATCATGAAATAGAATAAAGTTTGCACAATTaaagaaacaaaaaaataaagaaaaagaaaaggtaacaaggaaaaaaagaatgaaagaaaaaaaagGTCTCTGCAAACTGaagaagaataaaaagaaaaaaggaagtTAGAAAGCACATGCATGTGTAGATGTCCTAGTGGCTATGCGGTTCTCTGTTAATCGAGAGGTCTCAAGTTTGAATTCTTCTGTCGCACCATTCTTTGGACTTTGAGAGTTGGGCTGGAAGAAAAGCTCGAGGCTCGTGAGTTGCTTGAGATTGACTCGTATTTTAGCTCGACTCGAGATTGATTCGAAAAGAAATGAGCTGAGTATGAGCACTTTATGTAGCTCAATAAAGAAATGAGCTGGTCTTGAGCCAGCATTGGCTCGCTTGATTTTAGTTCGATAGCTCGATATCATATAAATATACTTAATAATCTTCATGTCTATTACGAAGAACTAGTATATATTATGTCTGATTTTTCTCCATTTTACCGACTAGCAAACATGAAAATTAAGCGTGGAGAAAATTTAGCCTCAATATGAGACGTGGCCAACTATGTGTTCAATATTTTGTTATTTGCCTTAACATAATTTTAAAATCACCTTATTTAGCTCAAAACTAGCTCGAGATCGTTACAAGCTGAGCACGAGCCACTTTATGTAGCTCGGCCTTCAGCTTCACATATTTTGAGCCCGCTCGAATTTTACTATGAGTTGAGCTGAGCCTAGACCAACTCGCTCAAACTCGACTCGTTTGCAGCCCTGTTtgagaggaaaaagaaaaaaggTCAATGAACTGGCCCAGTTTGGAGCGGGGGCATGCCCGAAATGGCAAAAACATCtttagactagccacaatggatagtaacatagagtagtaacatgcatatgttactactctatgttactacctccacAATGGGTAATAACATAGAGGTAGTaacatgcaaagcttcatttattaggttatagactcatatcgcattgggacatgtgatgttacagtaactagctaagttactacaactacctctctcctcattaactcattgccacgtaagcaaatttgctgagttggactcgatgttactgctgaagttactcccactatggctagtCTTAACGGGCGCCTTCAGTGTCAAACAGGGTTTGCTGGCTGCTACAGTTGCTCGCTGTGTGTCGTCCAACATCGAGGTGTATGTCTAAACTTGGTCAACTGGGTCGCCACGTGCTTGCATGCCACACCTAACATGAGTTGTGTGTCCAACATCGTGGTGTACAACCAAACCTAGCCAACTGGCCTGTTTAGGCGTGTCGACATGTCAGCCCGCATGCCTGGCCTGTCATGGGTCGGCCTGGCACGTGGCTTATCGGGTCGTGCCTGGCACGTGCCCCGGCTAGGGCCGTGCCTGGGCCACGCGTTAGCAAGGAACGCCTAACAAGAACGCAACGAGTAGCGAATTAGCGAGCGAGCTAGTCGTTGCGCGTTTACGAAAAAAAGAACAAGTCCTTGCTCGTGTCAGGCAGGAGCAGGGGAGCGTGTATCCTAGGACAAGGCGACAAACACATCTGCTACAGTTGCTCGCTGTGTGTCCAACATCAAGGTGTACGTCTAACCTTGCTCAACTGGGCGTTTTTAGGAGTGCCGTCATGTCAGCCCACGTGCCTGGCCTGTCACGTGGCTTATCGGGCCATGCCTGGCACGTGGGCCGGCTAGGGTCGCGCTTGGGTTGCCTAGTTCGGCACGTGCGGGCACAACACACTTAGCAGGAGTCGTGTGTCCAACATCAAGGTGTACATCCAAACCTAGCCAACTGGGTTGTTTAGGCGTGCCGACATGTCATGGGCCGGCCCGAAACGTGGCTTATCGGGTCGTGCCTGGCACATGGCCCGGCTAGGGCCATGCCTGGGCCACGCGTTGGCAGGGCACGCCTAACAAGAGCACAACGAGTAGCGAATAGCGAGCGAGCTAGTCGTAGCTCGTTTACGAAGAAAAATAGAGCAAGTCCTTGCTCGTGTCAGTACTTAGTGTGCATGGTCAGCCCATCTGGCAAGGTTTGTGTATATCTCGGCCTTCACAGTCAGCAAGTTAAGACAAAAGAAGAATATCGAGGGGCTTCTTAGAAAATATACAGGGTTGACCGGAGACTTTTCAACACACATTTTGATTGGCCAATGATTTTTTTTTCACATGGGTCTAAAGTTTTATGAACCCAGTGACGGTGTCCTGAATTAGGGGGTACTCACCTCGTCGGCCTACCACTCATGGGCCAGGCCAAGGACCCACTGATAACCGAAGAATGGACAATGTTTGACATGGCCCTTGGCGTATTAAAGACAGGATCCTTCGAAGACTTGGCACATATTTCAAGGCATATTTAAATATTTGACATGTTTATCTTTAGACGCAACTGATCATGTGTAATCCTAGGTAACCCGGCCCCTATATAAGTCGAAGGGTTTCATCCGTAAAGGCGGGACTTTTAGACTCATTCatacaatctcgaggtagatcaactctacTGTGTACTTCATTCACAAAATATAAAAAAAAAAAGCAGAAGTAGGGTATTCCTCTTCGAAAAGGCTCAAAaatgggtaaacatcgtgtccttTTTTCCATCTAGCCAAGACCAACCCATGTCTAAGATCTGCCGGGGTAGTACCACTTTGAAGTTGTACCAAAGAGCAGCGTCGTCTTCAAATTTATGACCTGTGCACAATATAACTCAGGATGCTACTCCTGGCAGGAGTGGAGGACCCGGTTGTCCTACATGCCCTTCCATATTTTGCCTTTTGCCATGCATCTCCGATCAGCTTTGCCACCGATGTGAGCCACTCCCCGTAATTAGCATGCATGCCCTGTTTGCCTTGGTTCATAATGGCGTTCCCTccaaaaaaggaagaagaaacaTGCATGCCTTGGTTGCACTGCTCGGCCCACCCAGGCCCGGCCCTAGAATCCAGGGCCTAGGCCTAATGGGCTTGCCCGTGGGCTGGGCTTGGGCCTGAGTTTTGAGCCCACCAGCAGGGCCTGGATGGGCTTGGGCTTGGCATATTGGTATTTTAAGGAAGAGGCCCGGCCCACGGCCCTAAACCCTAAGGGCTTTTCAGGGCTTTTTACCagatgggccgggcttgggcttgaTAAGTAGGCCCGATGGTAGGGCCTGGGAGGGCCTGGGCCTCAGTATTCTGCCGTGGGCTTTGTTAGGCCCGACccaagcccggcccggcccggcccatgGCCAGATATACTTGCCGCCTCGCATGCACAGTTCTTCTCTGGAGTCTGGATGCAAACCAGCTTTCTCTCCTCTGGCATGCAAAATCGCAAAGCCGTAATTTGCTATAGAGTATAGAGTGTAGATTGTCAATGCGAAgtgtaaataaataaaatagaTAATGGGTGAAGGGTAGCTTAAGAAAACCAGGAAAAAGTTTAGGCCTCTTTTGGTTTGTAGGATTTTTGTAGGAATTCTATAAGATAGGATTTGCAAAGGAAAAATTCCTTTGAAaccctttggtttgtaggaatgtATTCCTATTCTTATGTAGGATAGGAATCAATCCTTCACATTTTGAAGATAGACTTAATGGAAAAAATCATATCCTATTCATCAAATGACATCTCCTTTTTTATAGGAATTGACATGCATGTCATCtcattttttatgatttttctatttttttaaaattcctatcctatgaatcaaataaGGCCTTACGTTGGGTGTAGGGAGTAGTGGCAGGAGCTCTACCCGCAGAATATCTTTTGCAGTAGTAGAGGAATCAATCGTGGGTGGAGAGAGCTGGACTGTGACTCGACTCTTCAGACCACGCCGCTGGAACTGGAGTACTAGTACTAGAGAGAGTAAAGCTCAGGAGTGTATCTTTTCCGCCTGTGTCTACCGGAAATTCGCAGTGTCGTGTGAGCCCGGGGCACGCACCAGCAAGTCTTTAAGTCCATTCGATTTGCCTCACAATTCACAGAGTAGTTGAATCCCGTATGAGGAGACTGTCAAAAAGGAAATTCCTTCAAAAGTTTTAAGTTACAAGGGTGAAACTTAGATTTTTTGCATCTAAAACGGTAAAGTTTCAACAAGTTCCAGAGATATAATTTTAAGCATTTTTTCTATCATTGTAGACAAAAAATAATTGATTTTTATTGGTCGTTCATACTAAGTATCAACATTGAAACTTAACATGTTTTTTGAAACTCATCAAAATACATTCAAAATGAATTTTATTTGAAAACGGTGATCACGAGAAACATGAATATGAAAAAGAACTTAATTTGGATATTTCATGTAAAATATATAGAACTTTAAAAATCGGGAGCCAAAATAAAAAGGTGGCACTAGGGACTCGTGTGCCCCCGCACTTGCTGCCATAAATCATCTTCACTGTGACGACCGGTAGCCAAGCCATCAAACTGCCTTTACACAAACCCATCCGCAAAACCAGAGTCTTCCCCCATTGGAGTAGTCTACTGACACAACTTCGACGACAACACAACTTCAATGACCTAAATGCACGCAGACACAtttaagtcactgaagctcacTGCCGTCTATCTTTGTTATACAACAAGAGACGGAAGACGAGAGACCAGCATCTTCGTGTGCAatgccttcttcttccttctcttcttgCTCGTGCTTGTCCTACTCCTCTGTCCTCCTCTTGGTCCTGGTCCTCCAACCCGGACTACAAGGTCAACAACTCCAACCTTGACGATGACACCACCTGCATCGTCTGAGTCATCACCCATTGCACGCAGGCACAGTTAAGTCATTGAAGTTCTGTTCGCAGTCTATCATCTTTCTTGTACAACAAGAGACGGAAGACGAGAGACCAGTGCTTTCGTGCGCGATGCCCTCTAGTTgttcctcatcctcctcctcttcttgcTCAATCTCGTCCTACTCTTTGTTCTTGTCCTCCGACCTGGACGATAACGCCACCGACATCATCCTCCCGTCACCCGCCGAGGAATACACGTAGGTCCTGCGCACATAGGACGAGGTTGATACGATGCACAAAAAATATGGCATCCCGAATGATAAAGTACATAGCCCGACCCGCCGACAACCTACGTGCAAGCTCGTGAAGTAGTGGGATGTTGATGAGTAATCAAGCCATCAGTTTGTCTTTACACAAACTTCTCCGTGACGAAAAGATCCTCCGGAAGCCAAACTATAGCCACTGGAGTAGTCGGGGTGCCATGTGGAGGATGGATTCGGGTGATGATGAGTGGACGCACATTGTGGTTAGTGGACAATGGATGCCGGTACCGGGGCGACAACCAACTCAGGACTTAATAGGGAGCCTGGCGGAGGTGATATCTTGGGGGCTCGAAGGACGTCGAATTGGTGGAGGAGCTCGACTCGGCAGTGATGAACTAGTCATGAGTCATACTTGGTGCAGAGACAACCTATTGCGACGATAGTGGAGAGTTGGCAGGgacttagagcaactccaacgggccgacccaaacggacggcgatttcgtccgctttttgttcgtttgggtcggccgcccgTCCGGTGTCCGCCCTGTTTTTCATATGGGTCGGCAGcgcgcccaacgcgccgacccatatGTGCAGGCGTGGCCGGCTGGCCGCCCAATACATTGCATTCAACATATTATGAAATGAAAATTTAACAAACAAAATAGTTTAGCCACCCAAATAAATAGTATAGTTTTACAggccaaataaaaataaaaatgtttCACATAGTTTTGAAAACGAATAAAAgagatacatctattggttgccaacatgagtgcacatatgctcaaccaaatcattttgcagttGCACATGAGTTTTCCAATCACGCATGTCTTCATGAAACTGAGTGAACTGCTCAAATGTTGCCGCTACTCCATgttcaggcacaacattctcaccctgaaactgaaagCCTTGATCATACAGACGTTCCGGCCGCTCGTCTTCTAcaatcatattgtgcatgatcacacaagcagtcatcacctcccatagtttctgcgtgctccaagtattagcaggataccgaacgatgccccatcgagattgcaaaacaccaaaggcacgcttgacatcctttctagcactctcttgctcttgggcaaatcttttccttttctctccgacagggttgggtattgtctttactatagtggtccactgaggatagataccgtcacccAAATAGTACCCTTTGTCGTAGTTGTGGCCGTTGACAGTAAAGTTCACCGGTGGGctgttgccttcggcaagcctagcaaacaccagcgagcgctgaagcacgttgatatcattgtgtgatccagccatgccaaagaaagagtgccagatccagagatcttgagacgccacggcctctagtatgacagtgcaagccctgacatgtcccttatatatactgcccttgccaagcagaagggcagttctttcactcccagtgcatgcagtctatgctgccaagcatcccCAGGAAGCCCCTGCTAGCATTCATCGCCAGCAAACGGGCTGTATCTTCAGCTATCGGCTCTCtagtactcagggccaaacacagcaatcacagccttgcagaacttatacagtgactctaggcatgtagactcgctcatacggacgtactcgtcaatgagatcaccgggcactccgtatgcaagcattcggatggcggcagtgcatttctgataagaggagaaaccaatcttgccgacggcatcctctttgcactcgaaGTAGTCATCATAGCTGACCACTCCCTCTCTAATACGGTTGAAAACATGCCTACTCATACGGAACCGGCGGCGGAATTTGTGATGTTTGAACAACTGGTTTGTTGTATCAAAGTAGTCCTTCCAGAGAAGGAAATGCCCGCTCTCCCGGTTATGATTCAACGCCGGAAGGTGGCCCGGAATGGAGCCACAGAACAACGGCCGCTGGTTGttgaggtggtgatggaccaacacggcagccaatatctcctcctcctcctcggacgacgaatcgtcggagtcgcaaatgaaattgtggaaaaagaactcgtcggcggagtccatttttgtaccttggcaaactgtcgaacagcttgcgggcgtcgaagaaggagatggccggcgaggggagacgCGGCGCCCACAGACCAACTAGCTGCCCTGCCGGAGTCCGACGAGTGTGACGGCGTCCGACGAGCGTGCCGGTCGTATGTGGAGGGGGCGGCGAGGCGTCTTGTTGGTCGCGGGCGGCTGGGCAGTGGGGGAAGCGGCGGCGGGAACCAGTTTGCTCCCCGGTGGCAAAACGACGGCGGCGGGTGACTGGGGTAGGGACGGATGTGGAGGCGGCGGCAGCTGGAAGAGTCGCCGGCAAAAATGAGCGGCGGCGTCGGTGACGGAGGAGGCGGGGGCGAGGGTTGCTTGTTGGCCGGGGGAAGGGAGGCCAATGTGCCACAGACCAGAGGGCCCGGGGACAGGAGTAGGCGAGCGTGCGCGCGTCCGTcgcgtgtccgcgccgacgcaaatcaggctcaaaaatgggccgggaatgggtcgcccgcagacgaaaaacggacgcgcgtccgtttgggtcggcgcgttgggccgccttttctgtccgcgccgacccaaacggacggccgcggacgaaatgggtcgccccattggagttgctcttagacTCGGGATGTGATGTGTGGGTGGTGGCGATGTGAGCCGGAGACCATGGCATGAAAGAGATGGGATGAGAGTTGAAGGTGAAGGAGAGTCTTGGGGCGGAGAACCCTAACGCTCGTTCAATTGCAAAATATGAAAAAAAAAAACATAGGACTATGGAAAAAGAGAATTGAGATGTCACCCGAAAAAAAAAATTGAGACGTCACGTACCATAAAATTCAATAGGATTTCAAATCACCCCTCTGGGGTCATCGTCACCAAGGAGCGATCGGCAGTGCCATGCCTGGCCTCCATCTCCGGCATGAATCTACTTTTGAGTTTTTATGGTTCGCACAGACGAGAGTGAAGTCTGAAATAAACCTTGAATTTGTACGCCTTGTCCAAATCGAACCCTCACCTCTGAATCCCTGAAATTTGTACCCTGTACTCTTTAATCCCGGTCACTTCTAAACCTGAACCCGTTTGGCGCACCGGGAAAAGATCATTCCCGACCAAAATCATAGGATTCTGTCACTGGCATGCATACCCCACTGTCATATTCATTTTCATCCTTTTTTTAGTTGTATTCATCTTCATCCTTAGTCCATGCTAGAGTTGCGCTGGccgaaaaaaaggaaaaaatatttTGAAGTATCTTGATGGGTAAGATAATTAAAAGGAGAGACAAGAATCGTGGAGTCCACTTTGCCTTCAGCTTGCAGGGGATGGAAACTCTCACCCATCTACCCAGGGCGCCGGCACCGCAAAGAACGTCTCGTCGTTCAGGTGGCGTACTACGTCGACCCAGCCATGCACGCGTCTGTACTCTTGCCCGCCGTTTGCCACGGTCCGGCCGGCCACTGGAATCTGCCGCGTCAGCAGCCACTTCCCCGCCGTGCTGGCCCAGTGCCTCTTCCCAGATTCTACGCACTCGCCCCTCGAGCTCGACGCCTCGTTGGCTGCGGCGGAGCACGCTGGCGAGCTCTACAGCCAGTTCCATAAGGCCACCAAGAAGAAACGAGAGCGAAGGGCGGCATCCCGTCGGAGATGGAGAATGGTTCATGGAGGGAAGGGCAAACTGTGACTGAATCTTGAGAGTTGAGGGTAGCGGCTTGATTCCTGGGAGCGGAATTTTTCTAACGTGAACAGGAAGACGAGGAGTCGATGATGgatatgacatgtgggaccaaaTAGTCAGTGAGAACAAATGGTCATCCCGGTGGGGATTGGCTTTCCCTGTGCAACAAACTGGTCGAAACTGCTATAGGTTTGAGGTAGGGTTGAGCTTGAATTTCACGGATTCAGAGGTGAGGGTTTAATTTTGACGGGTAGTATGCGTTAAGGGTTTATTTTAGACTTCACTCCACAGACGATGGTGAACGATCTCGGTACTACTCCTGGCCGCAAGCGGCAGGACCCGCTCGTACTACATGCCCGTCCACATATTGCCGTTCCCCCACCCATGTGAGCCACTCCCCGTTAATAGCATGCATGCCTTGGCGCTGGCTTCAATTGCTTGTCGCCTCGCATGCACTTGCTCTCGATTGTTAAATGCGAATGAATCGGCCGGCGAGGCGAAGGGTAATCGCAGGAGTAGAGTGCTAGCAGAATCCTTCAGTCCTGGGGTAGCTGGCTCGTGACTTGATTCTGCTGTCCACGCGGCTGGACTTTCAGCGCGTTCAGTGGAGATTTTGTGGCGGCGTGGTGTCGGGAGTAGCGGACGAATGGGTCGGCGTGGATGAGATGAGAATAACTAATTAGTTAGATCAATCAGGATTTATTAAACTGAAAAAAAACAAATCTATCTTTATGTAGAATTACCAATATATCCTAGAATTTAAATTTTACCGATCCATATTAACCGTTAGTTCAACTAAATACTATTCACTCTGTTGGGTAGTATGATGTACCGTAAAAACTCTCTAAAACTAGACACTGCAGCGCTGCAGCCTGCTACTGATACTCGAGAGGAAACGTTCACGAGTGCATCTTCAGTGCATATTTCCCTGCAGTAAATTTCTGCCTGTGACGACATAGTGGAGTGTCCATCGTCTTTGCACAAACCCATCCGCGGGGAAAAGCTCCTTGGAAAGCAAATCTGAAGCCATTGGAGTAGGACCTTCGCCCGCCAtggctgcttcttcttcttcttcctcctcctcctcgtcctcttcctcctcctcgtcctctccgtcctcctccaccgaCCCGGACTACAAGGTCACCAACTCCGACCTCGCGGACGACGCCGCCGGCGTCGAGCCCCCGTCGTCGGACGAGGAATCCCTCTCCGTCTTGCGCACGCAGGGCCACGTCGACGCGGTGTGCAGGAAATACGGCATCCCCAAGGACCAGTACACCGCCCTCCCCGCCGGCGACCTGCGCGCGAGCTCGTCCCCGCCGCGTGGCGCCGTCTGCGTGTACGCGCACGCGCTGGAGGCCGGGATGCGCGTCCCTCTGCACCGGTTCTTCGTCGACGCGCTCAACCACTTCGGACTCGCGCCCACGCAGCTCGCGCCCAACGGGTGGCGCATCATGGCGGGATTCGTTGTCCTCTGCCGCTCCGCTGGCGCGCGCTGCATGTCTTTGTTGGCTGCGGGGTTTGACTTTACATGTGCGTGGGCTGGATGGTCACCCTCCACATGTGGGCTGCAGTTCTCAATTTTTGTTGTTGTTCTGTGGGTTGTGGTTTTCGTTTTCCTTGTACCTTTTTTTTCTGAGGTAGGAGGCTTATTTGAACTGATGCAGCCGCCACCCTTGCAGGGAATTTTTTGGTGCCCCCACCTCCAGCTGCCATCTAGGCATCGAGAGGTGGGGGGCGTCGGGATCTTCAAAAGTTCAATGTTATTCGTCAACGTCTAGTGTTCATCGTTTTTGTGTGAGAATGAAATTACTCTCGTTCTTTCCGTTGCCATGTGGCCAGAGAGTTTTATGTCCTCGCAAGTCTGATTATTCGGGTATGATTAGTTTATGTTGGTGTGTCAAGCGTTTTTTGTTAGTTTGATTGTCTGCGGAGGTGAAATCTTTCATTGACACCATGAAGAACATATTGTGATTCAACGGCCTGCACTTTCAGGGAATCATCCTCGGCCAAGTACGTTCATCGATACAGGCTTTCCATCTTTTTGGTTGGGCGAATCATGGTACT
This sequence is a window from Aegilops tauschii subsp. strangulata cultivar AL8/78 chromosome 7, Aet v6.0, whole genome shotgun sequence. Protein-coding genes within it:
- the LOC120968705 gene encoding uncharacterized protein, which encodes MAASSSSSSSSSSSSSSSSSPSSSTDPDYKVTNSDLADDAAGVEPPSSDEESLSVLRTQGHVDAVCRKYGIPKDQYTALPAGDLRASSSPPRGAVCVYAHALEAGMRVPLHRFFVDALNHFGLAPTQLAPNGWRIMAGFVVLCRSAGARCMSLLAAGNNAAVYYGLLAKSGLRP